AACTACATTTAACATTAAATGAACGCCATAGCAGAGATAAATATAAAAATATCCTCCTAAAGCAAACATAATTTCATTACTAGGCGTGCGCCTTTTTGCCCCATGATTGGCTAAATCTTTAACGCCATCATAGGCTTCTACTTCCTGAATAAATAGGGTAGTCGTTGTTCCATCAGCATATTGTCTAACTAACTGTTTTCCTAATAATTTTGGGGCAACAATACTAGCAGAGCGTTGAAAAAATGTTGAAGGAAGAATGGAAGAAGAGGTCATTAGCTATACTTTAGGACTTTTGTTAAAGAGTAATAAATTTGTTGCGCGATCGCGCTAATAACTGGAACTGCTACAGAATTTCCTAATTGACGATACATTTGAGTCCGCGAAATGGGAAAAATAAACGAATCAGGAAACCCCATAATTGCTTTACATTCTCGTTCTGTCAATAATCGGATTCCTGTCTCACCATCGCGAACAAATGTTCCTGTTAAACGCTGAATTTTATGATAAGTTGAAACTAACGTTTTTACCTTTACCTTAGAATTTTTATCGACAATTTGCGGCTTCCCATCATCTTTTTTAAACAAATAAGTCTTTTGCAAATGTTCCGATATCGAATATCCCGAAATCCCTTCCTCTAAAAAATTATTAATAAATACTTCATTTGGTTCACCCTTAGGAAAATCAAACTCAATTCGTTTTTTTAGATAATCTCGCTTAAACCCAACCAGATAAATTCGTTCTCGTCGCTGAGGTAAATTAAAATCACCTGCATCTAAAATCTGATAACGGACATCATAATTTAACTCATCTAGTGTTTTCAGAATAATAGAGAATGTTTTACCGTTTTGATGTGTCACTAACCCCGGAACATTTTCTAATAAAAACGAGATCGGCTGTTTTGCTTCTAAAATTTTAGCAATAGCATAAAATAACGTGCCTTGAGTTTCATGTAAAAATCCTTGTCGCCTACCGATGCTACTAAATGGCTGACAGGGAAAACCAGCTAAAAGTAGATCATGATCTGGAATATCTTGAGGAGAAATAGCATTAATATCGCCTTGGGGAACTTCCTTAAAATTGGCATAATATGTTTTTTGGGCGTGACTATCCCATTCCGAAGAAAAAACACATTTGCTATGAGGAGAAGAAAATCCCAGTCTCATTCCCCCAATTCCTGCAAATAAATCAATAAATCGAAACTTATTGCGAATGATGTAAGGGGGTTTAGGAGAAGAATAAATGGGGTTAATCGTTTCTAGTAGTTCAGGAATATTTGCAGTAGAGTTAGCCATATTTTGATCCAATTTTTGGAAAGTATTATTACACCTAATCAATTAAGTTTGTCCTTTGTCCTTCGTCCTTTATAAACCAATGACTAATTCTACTCTTCTGTTTCTAAGTAATGCCAACAGTAATTTAAAGGATAATAAATCACTGGGGCCCATAAACTACTCAATAATGCCGAAACAATAGCAATTTGTTGATGTTGAGTCCAAATAGGAATTAAACGAGAGAAATCAAGAATTGTATATTGAATAGCGGTTAACGTTTCTGCTAAAACCGCCATTGCAAAAACAATTAACGCAATGGAAATAAAATCTTCTTGAATATACTTATCTTTATCAATGCGCCCCGTTAAAAAGCCAATAATGGCTAAACTAAAAACATGAGAAGGGCTTGACAGCACCATTCCATCTTGAATTAATCCTGCCGCTAATCCAGCGATCGCGCCTTGCCAAGGTTGACGTTTAATGCCCCAAGCCACGACCCAAATTAATAGCCAATGTGGGCCCAACCCCAATAAAACTGTTCCCGGTAAGCGACTTGGCAACAGTAAAGCACAAAGTAATAAAGAACCAATTGTGAGAAAACAATTTAGAATATAACGTGGCACAAAAGGAAAGAATAATAACTTTACAGAGGCTATTAGCTACTTATTTAGTTCATTATCCAGATAATAATTCAATTTTCTCCTGATAACAAACAATAAATAACCAATAACCCATAACGATTTAATCAGTAATCGCTCTTAATAACACTTCCGATAACGAACTATTTCCCATATCTTTCATCGTAATCGTATCAACAATATCAAATTTTGCTCCAGCATCAAGTAACTGATCATCTAACGCCTTCAGATACTCCGTTACCTTCGGATCATCCCCAACTTGAATGAGAGAAATGCCAATTTCATCCTCCCGATCTAAGCGGCGAGACGTTTCAATAATTAGACGAATAACCCCCTTGCGATCTTCGGGTTCACCATCAGTAATAATTAAAAAAGTTTCCCCATTGGGCTTGGTTTTTCCTGCTGTTTTCCGTTGAAAATAGTTTTCGATCGCGTCTTCTAACACTTCAAATAAATTGGTTTTCCCCATCGGATCATTTTCAGCATAAATTTGAGTAACTTTATCGGAAGTCACTTGATCATAACGCCGAAATCGACTGGAAAATAAATAAACCGTAATCCCATCAGGATCAAACTCTTCACACTTCTTCGCTAAAGCATAAGTTGATTCTTGGGCAGCTTCCCAGCGAGACTTTCCCCCTTCTTGATCTTGAGTGGACATACTCTGACTTTTATCGATCAGGAGAGTATAGTCTCGATTTTCAATGAGATCCTTATCCTGTGCCACAACTTTAACCTCCGTACTCCGACTAAGCTGCTTCCAATACTGATGATAAAGGAGTCCAACGAAAAGCGTGATCGCCGCCTAACTCCACAACAATTCTCACTCTCGGTTCAATTTCATTAAACTTTGCCAAATAAGCTAACTCTTGGTTAGACAAAACAAACCCTTCAATTAACCAAATCACTAGCCCTTTTTTATTCTCAGGTAAAATTGCTAACTGGGAATCCACAAGCGGGGGTAAAAAGTAAACATCTCCTACCGCCGCATTTTGACCAATATTTTTCTTTCCTAAGTGAGGATGACGCACCCCATGGATTCCCTTTAAGTAAGATGCAGGATCCCCTAAGCCTTTTGCCGAGAGATGGTAAGTCACATAACCTTTAGCCCGTAAGCGACGCTGATAGCGCCCCTCAAATCCCCCTTCTAGTGGGGCATACACAGCAACCGCCCCTGATTGTTCTAAATCCCGAATAAACTTATTTCCAGTGGTTAGTAATGGCATAATTAACGTTAAGTTTTACAAATATTCCTCAAACCTTATTGTGGCACAATCTCAGCACGGACAAAAATCAACTTTGATCTTGCACAACCCCTAAAAATTTGATATGCTTTATGATTGTGACTCAAAAATTGATTAAGAAATAGTCTGCCGAGTTAACCAACTCTGGCTCAACCTTAACAAACTAAGGAAGCCAGTTCGGGTAAGAAGCAAGTGGCTATCTCACCTCAGCAGGCAGTTTTGTCTTGTTGTCTCGTCGGGAAACTGAAGAAGCCCCTTACTGTTTTCTTCAAGTCTTGACGGGAAAAAACAACCAAGACAGTTGTATTTCTCAATCACTCTGGTGGCACTTTAGCATAACTCTAACTTGAAAATGAGGAAGAGAGCTAAGTGTCAAGCAAGGGTGTAAGTAAATCAAATTCCGAGCTTGAGTAAGGTTAACCAACAACTAACGCTCAAGTCGCTTAAGGCGAATCATGTTTTTGAGGAAACATCATCTGATTTAAGATAAGGGGGTTACCTGTGTCTGTTGGTTTAATGGGTCGAAAATTGGGGATGACTCAAATTTTTGACCAAGAACAAGGAACTGCAATTCCTGTAACAGTGATTGAAGTCGGTCCCTGTACCGTCACTCAAGTTAAGACACCTAACACTGATGGCTATAGTGCCATTCAAGTTGGGTATAGAGAGACAAAAGAGAAAGCATTAACGAAACCAGAATTGGGACACTTGAAAAAAGCTGAAGCCCCAAACCTTCGTCACTTAAAAGAATATCGCGTAGATGATACCAGTAACTACCAGTTAGGGCAATCATTAACCGCCGAAGACATCTTTAGTGAGGGTCAGTTAGTTGATGTTAGGGGAACCAGTATTGGTCGTGGCTTTGCTGGCTACCAAAAGCGCCATAAATTTGCTCGGGGCCCCAGAACTCACGGCTCTAAAAATTACCGCTCTCCCGGTTCAATTGGGCCAGGAACAACGCCCGGGCGAGTTTATCCCGGAAGTCGCATGGCAGGACGAATGGGGGGTAAAACCGTTACCATTCGTAAGCTGAAAGTGATGAAAGTAGATAACGAAAAAAATGTGATTCTGGTTAAAGGATCAATCCCTGGGAAATCTGGCGGTTTACTAAGCATTACAGCTAGTAATTTAGTTGGTGCGACCGCTTAGTAACATCGTTCACACATCTAACAGGTTATGAGAAAAAATTATGGTTAATTGTGTCGTTAAAAATTGGCAAGGAGAAGAGGTAGGAGAAGCTACTCTCAACCTAAAAGTTGCCAATCCTGAAAATGCCGAACATATTGTTCATCGGGCAGTGGTTCGCCAAACTACCAATGCCCGTCAAGGCAGTGCTTCTACCAAAACTCGTGCGGAAGTGCGAGGCGGTGGTCGTAAACCCTGGCGACAAAAAGGAACAGGGCGCGCTCGTGCTGGATCGAGTCGTTCTCCTTTATGGCGAGGCGGTGGTGTCATTTTTGGCCCCAAACCTCGCAATTTTAGTCTCAAAATGAATCGTAAAGAACGGCGTTTGGCCCTGAGAACTGCTCTGGCAAGCCGTGGAGAAGATTTACTGGCAGTGGAGTCATTTGCCTCTCAACTGGAACAACCCAAAACCAAAGAATTAGCACAAGCCATGGAGCGTTGGGGAATTACGCCCGGGGTAAAAGTGCTGATGATCTTGGAGGAAGTACCAGAAACGGTTTATCTCTCCGCCCGTAATTTACCCAATGTTAAATTAATGCGAGCCAATAGCTTAAATGTTTATGACATTTTAGCCGCAGACAAAATTATTACCACCCCCAACGCAATGGAAACCATCCAGGAGGTGTATGGTGACTGAACAAAAAGAGCGCGATTTAATTGATTTAATCCGCAAACCAATTATTACTGAAAAGGCAACGATTCTCTTAGAAGAGAATAAGTATGTCTTTGATGTGGAGAAAAAGGCCACGAAACCTGACATTAAAAAGGCAATCGAAACCTTATTTGATGTCAAGGTAACTAAGGTTAATGTACAGAATCTTCCTCGGAAAAAACGACGGATGGGCAGATATATGGGGACAAAACCTCAATATAAACGTGCCATCGTTACCTTAGCTGAGGAAGACAGCATTACCCTCTTCCCTGAAGTTTAATCGAGCTATCGCCAATATTATTTAATATGAGTATTCGCTCCTATCGACCCTATACCCCAGGGACTAGACAAGCAACAGTGTCAGACTTTGCCGAAATTACTCGGTCTGAACCTGAAAAGTCCCTAACCAAATATAAACATCGTCAGAAAGGACGCAATAATCGGGGTGTCATTACCAGCCGTCGTCGTGGCGGTGGTCATAAACGTCGTTATCGCCAAATTGACTTTCGGCGGAATAAGCATAATATTCCTGCAAAAGTTGCCGCGATCGAATATGACCCCAATCGTAATGCCCGAATTGCCCTTCTACATTATCAAGACGGCGAAAAACGTTACATTCTCTGGCCAGCAGGACTAAATGTGGGGGATCACATTATTTCTGGGGAAAATGCTCCCTTTGAAATTGGCAATGCCCTTCCAGTTGGAAAAATTCCTTTAGGCACAGAAGTTCACAACATTGAACTGGTGGCAGGGAAAGGCGGTCAAATTGTTCGCGCTGCTGGAACCGCGGCTCAAGTCGTTGCCAAAGAAAAAGGCTATGTCAGTCTCAAGCTGCCCTCTCGGGAAGTGCGGATGGTGCGAGAAGAATGTTTAGCCACCATTGGTCGTGTCGGTAACTCCGAACATCGTAACTTAACCCTTGGGAAAGCTGGCCGATCGCGCCATTTAGGACGCAGACCGAAAGTCCGAGGCAGTGTCATGAACCCCGTGGATCACCCCCATGGCGGTGGAGAAGGTCGCGCCCCCATTGGTCGTCCGAGTCCTTTAACTCCTTGGGGTAAACCCACCTTAGGGGCAAAAACTCGCAAGAAGAAGAAAACGAGCAATAAACTAATTGTGCGTCGTCGTTCTAAATAATCTATTGCCAAATTAAAGGAGGGAAAAACTATGGGTCGCTCACTGAAAAAAGGCCCCTATGTTGACGATAAGCTGCTCAAAAAAATTGAGAAGCTAAACGCCACTGACAAAAAAGAGGTCATTAAAACTTGGAAACGGGCTTCCACCATCATTCCGCAAATGGTGGGACATACCATCGCCGTTTATAACGGTCGCCAGCACGTTCCCGTTTTCGTTAGTGACCAAATGGTCGGACATAAACTAGGGGAATTTGCCCCCACGCGCACCTTTAAGGGACACGCCAAAGGTGATAAAAAAGCGCGGAGATAAATAAGGATTTCGAGAGGAAATAATTATGGCTGTTGATACAACCACAGAAACCAAAGCGATCGCGCGTTACATCCGAATGTCTCCCCATAAAGTGCGACGGGTACTCGATCAAATTCGCGGTCGGTCTTACCGAGAAGCATTAATCATCCTTGAATTTATGCCCTATCGCGCCTGTGACCCCGTTTTAAAGGTGTTGCGTTCTGCGGCTGCCAATGCCGAACATAACGAAGGGCTCGATCGCGCAAACCTTGTCATTAGCCAAGCCTATGCGGATCAAGGGCCAGCATTAAGACGATTTCGTCCCCGCGCCCAAGGTCGAGCGTATCAAATTCGCAAACCCACCTGTCACATCACCATCGCCGTCGCCACTACTGTAGAAAACTAAAACACTATGGGACAAAAAATTCATCCAACTGGGTTTCGACTGGGAATTACCAAAGAGCATCTTTCCTGCTGGTATGCCGACTCCAAGCGTTACCCTGAACTCTTACAAGAAGACTACAAAATCCGTAACTACATCGACAAAACCCTGAATAACGCTGGCATCTCTGCCACTCGCATTGAGCGTAAAGCCGATCAAATCAGCTTACAAATTCACACTGCCCGTCCGGGGGTCGTGGTCGGTCGTGGCGGTAGTGGCATTGAATCCCTCCGTGTGGGGTTACAACAACTCCTCGGGGGCAATCGCCAAATTAGCATCAACGTTAACGAAGTTGATCGCGTCGATGCTGATGCCGTCTTAATTGGTGAATACATCGCCCAGCAACTAGAACGACGAGTCTCCTTCCGTCGCGTAGTGCGCCAAGCGGTTCAAAGAGCGCAACGAGCCGAAGTGAAAGGGATCAAAATCCAAATTAGCGGTCGGCTCAACGGGGCAGAAATTGCTCGTACTGAATGGACTCGGGAAGGACGAGTTCCCCTGCATACCCTACGTGCCGACATTGACTATGCCTATCGCATGGCAGACACTGCCTATGGCATCTTAGGGGTCAAAGTTTGGATCTTCAAAGGTGAAATTCTCCCCGAAGATCAAGAACAAGCCCCTGCTGAGACAGCCCCCCGTCGGTCTTCTCGTCGCCAGAAATTTGAAGACCGTTCTGGCGAAAATTAGTCATTGGCTTACAAATAACAATAACCAAGAACAAACCTATGCTTAGTCCTAAACGTACAAAATTCCGAAAACAGCAAAGAGGAAGAATGAAAGGGCTATCTCACCGGGGTAACACCATTAACTTTGGTGATTATGCCCTGCAAGCCACTGAACCCTCTTGGATTAACTCCCGACAAATTGAAGCTGCCCGTCGTGCCATGAACCGTTATCTCCGTCGGGGCGGTAAAATCTGGATTCGCATTTTTCCTGATAAGCCTATCACCATGCGAGCCGCCGAAACTCGTATGGGGTCAGGGAAAGGAAATCCCGAATACTGGGTAGCCGTCGTTAAGCCGGGGCGCATCATGTTTGAAATTGGTGGCGTTAACCAAGAGGTAGCCCAAGAAGCCATGCGTCTGGCAGCGCAAAAACTTCCGATTAAAACCAAATTCTTGGTTCGTGAGGAATAATAAGGAGGAACTATGCCCTTACCAAAAATTGCTGATGCTCGGGCTTTAAGCGATGAAGAACTCGCCCAAGAAATTGTCAACGCCAAACGGGAACTGTTTAATCTACGGTTCAAACAGGGAACTCGACAAGAGGGAGAAGCCAAACCGCATGAATTTAAGCATCTTAAACATCGGATTGCCCAATTGTTAACCGTTGAGCGAGAAAGAGAACTCGCCAAAGCAAAAGAAGGTACTAACGAGGAATAAATAAACCACTATGACAACTAAAGAGCGTATTGGCGTTGTCGTCAGTAATAAAATGCAAAAAACCGTCGTGGTTGCCGTAGAAAACCGCGCTCCTAGCCGTAAATACGGTAAAACTGTCGTCACCACCAAACGGTATAAAGTTCACGATGAAAACAACGATTGCAATGAAGGCGATCGCGTTCGGATTCGTGAAACTCGACCCCTTTCCAAACAAAAACGCTGGGAAGTTGCTTCCATTATTGAATCAGCCAGCGGTCAAAAAGCCCCAGAACCTATTTCATCAGAAACTGAACAATCATGATTCAACAAGAAACTGTCCTGAAAGTTGCCGACAATAGTGGCGCTCGTAAAATTCAATGCCTGCGTGTGATGCGAGCAGGTAACGCTCCTTACGCCCGTATTGGGGATGTCATCATTGGCGTGGTCAAAGATGCACTCCCGAATATGCAAGTTAAAAAATCCGATATTATTCGCGCGGTTATCGTTCGCACCCGTTATCCAGAAACTCGGGATAGTGGCATGACCATTCGCTTTGACGACAATGCCGCTGTTATTATCAACGCGGACAATAACCCCAGAGGAACACGGGTTTTTGGGCCCGTAGCGCGAGAACTCAGAGATAAAAACTTTACGAAAATCGTCTCTCTAGCACCGGAGGTGTTATAAAGATGCCGAAGAAAAATCGCACTCAAACCCTTCCCAAACGATACAAAATGCACGTCAAAAAAGGCGATACCGTGCAAGTAATCTCGGGAAAAGATAAGGGAAAAGTCGGGGAAATTCAACGAGTAATTCCCCAAGAATCCCGAGTCGTGGTGGAAGGTGTTAATGTTCGCACCAAGCACGTTAAACCTCGCCAAGAAGGAGAACAAGGGCAAATTATTACCTTTGAAGCCCCTATTCATAGCTCCAACGTGATGCTTTATTCCAATAAAGAATCTTGCGCCTCTCGCGTTAGTTATACCTACACCGAAGACGGACGCAAGGTGAGAATGTTGAAGAAAACTGGCGAAATTATTGATTAGTTCTCAGTGATGGGAATTTCAATGGAAATACTATGACACAACGACTAAAAACCACCTATATCGAAACCATTGCTCCCCAACTCAAACAAGAGTTTGGTTATAGCAATCCCCATCAAATCCCGAAAGTGGAAAAAGTAACCATTAATCGCGGATTAGGGGAAGCCTCACAAAATGCCAAAGCTCTTGAATCTTCCATGAGCGAAATTGCAACAATTACAGGACAAAAGCCTGTTGTCACTCGTGCTAAAAAAGCGATCGCGGGCTTTAAAGTTCGTGAAGGAATGCCAGTGGGTGTGATGGTGACTTTGCGCGGTCAACGGATGTATGCCTTCTTAGATCGTCTCATTAACGTTGCGCTCCCCCGAATTCGTGACTTTCGTGGGATTAGTTCTCGCAGCTTTGATGGACGTGGGAACTACAACTTAGGCTTACGCGAGCAAATCCTTTTCCCTGAAATTAACTATGACAGTATTGATCAAGTGCGGGGAATGGATATTGCCATCATCACAACTGCTAAAACCGATGAAGAAGGTCGTGCCCTGCTGAGAGCAATGGGAATGCCCTTCCGAGAAAACTAACCAGTGTGTACTTTACAGCAGGAGGGAAAACAGCAACTAATGGCCTCGACAGACACAATTTCTGATATGCTCACCCGAATCCGCAATGCTTGCATGGTGCAACATGAAACCACCGTTGTGCCTTATAACAAAATGAATCGCAACATTGCCAAAGTTCTCAAAGAAGAAGGATTCATTGAAAACTACGAAGAAGTGGGTGAAGGACTAAAAAAACAAGTTTTAATTTCGTTGCGCTATCAAGGTCGCAACCGCAAACCGATTATTAAAAAACTCACTCGCGTCAGCCGTCCCGGTTTAAGGGTGTATTCCAATCATAAAGAATTACCACGGGTTCTCGGTGGGATTGGGGTTGCCATTATCTCCACCTCTAGCGGTATTATGACCGATCGCGAGGCGCGTAAACGAGGAATCGGCGGCGAAATTCTCTGTTACGTCTGGTAAATTAAGCAAGGAGTAATCTGAACTATGTCACGGATTGGTAAATTACCGATTCCAGTTCCCGACAAGGTAGAAATCACCATTGACGACCAAGTGATCAAGGTGAAAGGGCCAAAAGGAGAACTAGAGCAAACCATACCTAACTTCGTCACCATTACCCAAGAAGAGGGTCAAATTTTAGTCAATCGGGTCAACGACTCTCGCAAAGCCCGAGAACGCCATGGCTTGGCAAGAACCCTCATTGCCAATATGGTGCATGGAGTCTCCCAAGGCTTTGAACAACGCCTACAAATTCAAGGGGTGGGCTATCGCGCCCAAATGCAAGGACGTAACCTGATCTTAAATGTGGGTTACAGTCATCCCGTTGAAATTACGCCACCAGAAGGGCTTCAAGTAGCCGTAGAAAAAAATACAGAAATTATTATTAGTGGGATCAACAAAGAACTGGTTGGTAACTTAACCGCAAAAATTCGAGCCATTCGTCCCCCAGAACCCTATAAAGGGAAAGGCATTCGCTATTTGGGAGAACAAGTTCGACAAAAAGCGGGTAAAGCAGGGAAGAAATAATCATGAAAAACAATCGCAAAGAACTGATCAAAAAGCGTCATCGTCGGATTCGGCGCAAACTTCATGGCACTGCCGAACGCCCTCGTTTAGCAGTGTTCCGTTCTCATCAGCATATTTATGCCCAAGTGATCGACGACAACCAACAGCACACCCTTGTTGCCGCTTCTACCGTCGATCCCAATTTACGGCAAACCTTAGACTCCACCCGAACTTGCGAAGCCTCAGCAGCTGTGGGGAATTTAATCGCCCAACGAGCTATGGAAAAAGGCATTAAGCAGGTTGTCTTTGACCGTGGTGGGAATATTTATCATGGACGAGTGCGTAGTCTCGCTGATGCTGCGCGAGAAGCAGGACTAGAATTTTAATAAGGGGACATTATGGCAAAGCGTAACCAAAGCAAAAAAGAAGAAAGCCAGTTTCAAGAGCGCGTGATTCAAATTCGGCGCGTGAGTAAAGTGGTAAAAGGAGGTAAAAAATTAAGTTTCCGCGCGATTGTGGTCGTGGGAAATGATCGCGGTCAAGTCGGCGTTGGTGTCGGTAAAGCCAGTGATGTCATTGGGGCAGTTCGTAAAGGCGTTGCTGATGCCAAAAAACAATTAGTGGATATTCCCATTACCAAAAGTAGTTCCATTCCTCATCGGGCTAATGGCTTTGCTGGTGGGGCCAAAGTAATGATGCGTCCAGCAGCACCTGGTACTGGTGTAATTGCAGGAGGGGCAGTGCGAACTGTCTTA
This window of the Euhalothece natronophila Z-M001 genome carries:
- the rplR gene encoding 50S ribosomal protein L18, whose protein sequence is MKNNRKELIKKRHRRIRRKLHGTAERPRLAVFRSHQHIYAQVIDDNQQHTLVAASTVDPNLRQTLDSTRTCEASAAVGNLIAQRAMEKGIKQVVFDRGGNIYHGRVRSLADAAREAGLEF
- the rpsE gene encoding 30S ribosomal protein S5, which translates into the protein MAKRNQSKKEESQFQERVIQIRRVSKVVKGGKKLSFRAIVVVGNDRGQVGVGVGKASDVIGAVRKGVADAKKQLVDIPITKSSSIPHRANGFAGGAKVMMRPAAPGTGVIAGGAVRTVLELSGVKNVLAKQLGSQNPLNNARAAIDALASLRTFKEVANERGVPLEQIFS
- the rplF gene encoding 50S ribosomal protein L6; protein product: MSRIGKLPIPVPDKVEITIDDQVIKVKGPKGELEQTIPNFVTITQEEGQILVNRVNDSRKARERHGLARTLIANMVHGVSQGFEQRLQIQGVGYRAQMQGRNLILNVGYSHPVEITPPEGLQVAVEKNTEIIISGINKELVGNLTAKIRAIRPPEPYKGKGIRYLGEQVRQKAGKAGKK